Proteins from a genomic interval of Phycisphaerae bacterium RAS1:
- a CDS encoding putative ATP-dependent helicase Lhr has translation MNVESFLARLTRDRHYRDQIAATRCIEPRAAEYRTPVSALPDRLSRLLTAENIEQLYWHQADALDATGAGENFVVCTGTASGKSLCFHLPVFSSLIDDPGSRALYLFPSKALAYDQLGNLERMVAAAGIGDIAKPGCYDGDTPTSKRPGIRRSASMLLTNPDMLHISVLPYHAKWAGFFARLKYVILDEIHSYRGIFGSHVAGVVRRLQRVAEHYGASPQFLCASATLGNPRELAERLTGRPMRLIDRDGSPRGRRWFVLWNPPWVDDATRISRRSANVEAQRLMEALLEAGAGTIAFGKARVVAELLYKYLQESLTQRKRPDLAARIRPYRGGYLPLERREIEQALFSGRLLGVCSTNALELGIDVGSLDAAILIGFPSTLCSLWQQAGRAGRRQDESLAIFVAYDDPVDQYLMRNAEFIFDKPLEKAVIDPQNPLIQAAQLGCAAFELPLSADDLARFGGNAAEVADAMAEDAKLRQTDGRYFWSSPDFAAAKVDLRTISSATYAIVEERDGKREVLGNVDSISAPELIYPGAVYLHQGESYLVRELDCSAKLARVERQEVDYYTQPVLASECRIVGQRLTEPIRFVGDGSERGRRCFGDVLVKWQTTAFRKFKFYTTELIGQTKADLPPQTINTSGCWFQPPPDALAALRDAGHKAFEALSGIRNLLVVVLPTLAMSDRYDIGGVVDSSQLGVSTIILYDRYEGGVGYCRHGYECASDLLRMAAELLEGCGCENGCPGCVGPPNLRVAIHHDPDLYRGYEFPDKAATQVLLRAWLALRGPVA, from the coding sequence ATGAACGTCGAGTCGTTTCTTGCCCGACTGACCCGGGATCGTCATTACCGCGATCAGATCGCCGCGACGCGCTGTATTGAGCCGCGGGCCGCCGAGTATCGCACCCCCGTGTCCGCTCTGCCCGACCGTCTTTCGCGACTGCTGACCGCCGAAAACATCGAGCAGCTCTATTGGCACCAGGCAGACGCACTGGATGCGACTGGGGCCGGCGAGAACTTTGTCGTCTGCACCGGCACGGCGTCGGGAAAGAGCCTCTGCTTTCACCTGCCGGTGTTTTCGTCGCTGATCGACGATCCCGGCTCCCGTGCGTTGTATCTCTTCCCCAGCAAGGCGCTGGCGTATGACCAGCTTGGCAACCTCGAGCGGATGGTCGCCGCCGCCGGCATCGGCGACATCGCCAAACCCGGCTGTTACGACGGCGACACGCCCACGAGCAAGCGGCCCGGCATCCGCCGCAGCGCCAGCATGCTGCTGACCAATCCGGACATGCTGCACATCAGCGTTCTGCCTTACCACGCGAAGTGGGCGGGCTTTTTCGCTCGGCTGAAGTACGTCATTCTCGACGAGATTCACAGCTACCGCGGCATTTTCGGGAGCCACGTGGCCGGCGTGGTGCGGCGGCTGCAGCGCGTTGCGGAGCATTACGGCGCGTCGCCGCAGTTCCTGTGCGCCTCCGCCACGCTGGGCAATCCGCGCGAGCTGGCGGAGCGCCTGACGGGCCGGCCGATGCGGCTGATTGACCGGGATGGCTCGCCGCGCGGACGGCGCTGGTTCGTGCTCTGGAATCCGCCGTGGGTGGACGACGCCACGCGCATCAGCCGGCGCAGTGCGAATGTCGAAGCGCAGCGGCTGATGGAGGCGCTGCTGGAGGCCGGCGCGGGGACGATCGCCTTCGGCAAGGCGCGTGTCGTGGCGGAACTGCTGTACAAGTATCTGCAGGAATCGCTGACGCAGCGGAAGCGGCCGGACCTGGCGGCCAGGATTCGGCCCTATCGCGGCGGCTACCTGCCCCTGGAGCGGCGGGAAATCGAGCAGGCGCTGTTCTCGGGCAGGCTGCTCGGCGTGTGCAGCACGAACGCGCTGGAGCTGGGCATCGACGTCGGCTCGCTGGACGCCGCCATCCTGATCGGCTTTCCGTCGACGCTGTGCAGTCTCTGGCAGCAGGCCGGCCGCGCCGGGCGGCGGCAGGATGAGTCGCTGGCCATCTTCGTGGCGTATGACGATCCGGTCGATCAGTACCTGATGCGCAACGCGGAGTTCATCTTCGACAAGCCGTTGGAGAAAGCGGTGATTGACCCGCAGAACCCGCTGATTCAGGCGGCGCAGCTCGGCTGCGCGGCGTTCGAGTTGCCGCTGTCTGCGGACGACCTGGCCCGGTTCGGCGGGAATGCGGCAGAGGTGGCTGACGCGATGGCCGAAGACGCGAAGCTGCGGCAGACGGACGGGCGGTACTTCTGGTCCTCGCCCGACTTTGCGGCTGCGAAGGTTGACCTGCGCACCATCAGCAGCGCGACGTACGCGATCGTTGAAGAGCGCGACGGCAAGCGCGAGGTGCTGGGGAACGTGGATTCGATTTCGGCGCCGGAACTGATCTACCCCGGCGCGGTCTACCTGCACCAGGGCGAGAGCTACCTGGTTCGCGAGTTGGACTGCTCTGCAAAGCTGGCGCGGGTAGAGAGGCAGGAGGTCGACTATTACACGCAGCCGGTGCTGGCCAGCGAGTGCCGCATCGTCGGACAGCGTTTGACCGAGCCCATTCGATTCGTCGGCGACGGATCCGAGCGCGGGCGGCGCTGCTTCGGCGACGTGCTGGTAAAGTGGCAGACGACCGCTTTTCGCAAGTTCAAGTTCTACACCACCGAACTGATCGGCCAGACCAAGGCCGATCTGCCGCCGCAGACGATCAACACCAGCGGCTGCTGGTTTCAACCGCCGCCCGATGCGCTGGCGGCGCTTCGCGACGCGGGTCACAAGGCGTTCGAAGCGCTCTCCGGCATTCGCAATCTGCTGGTGGTGGTGCTGCCGACGCTGGCCATGAGCGACCGTTACGACATTGGCGGCGTGGTTGATTCCTCGCAGTTGGGCGTCAGCACCATCATCCTGTACGACCGTTACGAGGGCGGGGTCGGCTATTGCCGGCACGGATACGAGTGCGCGAGCGACCTGCTTC
- the rpsP gene encoding 30S ribosomal protein S16, whose amino-acid sequence MAVKLRLKRFGRTHKPLYRLSAMDSRCPRDGVTVEELGQYDPTNADKSKQVQLNAERIKYWLSVGAQPSETVAGLLKLSGIKK is encoded by the coding sequence ATGGCGGTAAAGCTGCGTCTGAAGCGTTTTGGCCGTACTCATAAGCCTCTCTATCGCCTGAGCGCCATGGACTCGCGCTGCCCGCGCGACGGCGTCACGGTCGAGGAGCTCGGTCAGTACGACCCCACCAATGCCGATAAGTCCAAGCAGGTCCAGCTCAACGCCGAACGCATCAAGTACTGGCTCAGCGTTGGCGCCCAGCCGTCGGAGACGGTCGCCGGCCTGCTCAAGCTGTCCGGAATCAAGAAGTAG
- the trmD gene encoding tRNA (guanine-N(1)-)-methyltransferase, producing the protein MRIDVLTLFPEVMSPYLAASILGRAQAAAFAEIHLHQLRDYSTDPHKKVDDRPFGGGPGMVLMCQPVVDAVAAIEKLDQRPALRIMLTPQGRPFTQQTARRFSAAPRLLLICGHYEGFDERIVALLQPEEISLGDFVLTGGEIAALAMIDSVVRLLPGVLGNDETLSAESFDNGLLDCPHYTRPRAFRGLEAPAVLLSGNHAEIAAWRSQQARARTAERRPDLLEAAPLTDQPLGDRPLAGLANAGSGRPPCRPSMAEDRSHDVRPARGPAATDLSPAVRTSSCPALHPMVSSC; encoded by the coding sequence ATGCGAATCGACGTTTTGACACTGTTTCCCGAGGTAATGTCGCCGTATCTGGCGGCCAGCATCCTCGGTCGTGCGCAAGCCGCCGCTTTCGCTGAAATTCATCTCCACCAGCTTCGCGATTACTCCACCGACCCACATAAGAAAGTTGACGATCGCCCCTTCGGCGGCGGCCCCGGAATGGTGCTAATGTGTCAGCCCGTCGTCGATGCGGTCGCCGCGATTGAAAAACTGGACCAGCGCCCGGCCCTGCGGATCATGCTCACCCCGCAGGGCCGGCCCTTTACGCAGCAGACCGCCCGCCGCTTTTCTGCCGCTCCTCGACTTCTGCTCATCTGCGGCCACTACGAAGGCTTCGACGAACGCATCGTCGCGCTGCTGCAACCCGAAGAAATCAGCCTCGGCGATTTTGTCCTCACCGGAGGCGAAATCGCCGCTCTCGCAATGATCGATAGCGTCGTCCGGCTGCTGCCGGGCGTTCTCGGAAACGACGAGACGCTCAGCGCCGAGTCGTTCGACAACGGCCTGCTCGACTGTCCGCACTACACCCGCCCGCGCGCGTTTCGCGGGCTGGAAGCGCCGGCCGTGTTGCTCTCCGGCAACCACGCGGAAATCGCCGCGTGGAGGTCGCAGCAGGCCCGCGCGCGAACGGCCGAGCGCCGCCCGGATTTGCTGGAGGCCGCGCCACTCACGGACCAGCCTCTGGGGGACCGGCCTCTGGCCGGCCTGGCGAACGCCGGTAGCGGCCGGCCCCCGTGCCGGCCGTCGATGGCCGAAGACCGTTCGCACGATGTACGGCCGGCACGGGGGCCGGCCGCTACCGACCTGTCGCCGGCGGTGCGTACTTCGTCGTGCCCGGCTCTGCATCCGATGGTCTCGTCCTGCTGA
- the rplS gene encoding 50S ribosomal protein L19, translated as MRNPLFDVVEKKYKRAAVLDFEIGDTVVVTIRIVEGDKERLQDFEGAVIARKGSGLDEMFTVRRLVGNEGVERIFPVHSPKIASIKSVRSGKIRRCKLYFLRDRVGKARKLRERRISAEARKAASDARAARAKVVAEAAEAVAAAKAGRGEPALASS; from the coding sequence ATGAGAAACCCCCTGTTTGATGTCGTCGAGAAGAAGTACAAACGCGCCGCCGTCCTCGATTTTGAGATCGGCGACACGGTCGTCGTAACCATCCGCATCGTCGAAGGCGACAAGGAGCGGCTTCAGGACTTCGAGGGCGCCGTGATCGCCCGCAAAGGCAGCGGCCTGGACGAAATGTTCACCGTCCGCCGCCTGGTAGGCAACGAGGGCGTCGAGCGCATCTTCCCCGTGCACTCGCCCAAGATCGCGTCCATCAAGAGCGTCCGCAGCGGCAAGATCCGCCGCTGCAAGCTCTACTTCCTGCGCGACCGCGTCGGCAAGGCCCGCAAGCTCCGCGAGCGCCGCATCTCCGCCGAAGCCCGTAAGGCCGCGTCCGACGCCCGCGCCGCGCGCGCCAAGGTGGTGGCCGAAGCAGCCGAGGCCGTCGCCGCCGCCAAGGCCGGCCGCGGCGAGCCGGCGCTGGCGTCAAGCTGA
- the ruvC gene encoding Crossover junction endodeoxyribonuclease RuvC: MSTPAEGFAVSRRSGDAAPLLLGIDPGLQRTGYAILSAGSRLDDAVLVEAGVIRLTPRTPLEERLVELEKSLAAVIEAHHPAILTCEQLYAHYKHPRTAILMGHARGVILATAARMGVRVLSVAATNVKKVLTGNGHASKRQMQRCVASTLRLARLPEPHDVADAIAIGLCGLRMSEAARIG, encoded by the coding sequence ATGAGCACCCCCGCCGAGGGATTCGCCGTCAGCCGCCGATCGGGAGACGCGGCGCCGCTACTGCTGGGGATCGACCCCGGGCTGCAACGGACCGGCTACGCCATATTATCGGCCGGCTCGCGGCTGGATGATGCCGTGCTGGTCGAGGCCGGCGTGATTCGGCTGACGCCGCGGACGCCGCTCGAAGAGCGTCTGGTCGAATTGGAGAAGAGCCTTGCCGCGGTCATTGAGGCCCACCATCCGGCGATCCTGACGTGCGAGCAACTCTACGCGCACTACAAGCATCCTCGGACGGCGATCCTGATGGGACATGCGCGGGGGGTGATCCTGGCGACGGCGGCGCGGATGGGCGTGCGGGTGCTGTCGGTCGCGGCGACAAACGTCAAGAAGGTGCTCACGGGCAACGGCCACGCCTCCAAGCGGCAGATGCAGCGCTGCGTCGCCAGCACGCTGCGGCTGGCGCGGCTGCCCGAACCGCATGACGTGGCGGATGCGATTGCGATCGGGTTGTGCGGGTTGAGAATGAGTGAGGCGGCGAGAATCGGATGA